A window from Alkalicoccobacillus plakortidis encodes these proteins:
- the fur gene encoding ferric iron uptake transcriptional regulator: MENRLERIKKHLHSQSYKLTPQREATVMVLLEHEEDHLSAEDVYLLVKDKAPEIGLATVYRTLELLAELKIVDKINFGDGVSRFDLRKEGAAHFHHHLVCIECGAVDEIEDDLLGDVEKVVERDYDFKIMDHRLTFHGICYRCKEKHEAEQEEGPKEMQNQV; encoded by the coding sequence ATGGAAAATCGTCTAGAGAGAATTAAGAAGCACCTTCATTCTCAAAGCTATAAGCTGACCCCTCAACGAGAAGCCACAGTTATGGTGTTGCTTGAACATGAAGAGGACCACTTAAGTGCTGAGGATGTCTACCTCCTTGTAAAGGATAAAGCACCTGAGATCGGATTAGCAACAGTCTATCGGACGTTAGAACTTCTAGCAGAATTAAAAATTGTTGATAAAATAAACTTTGGTGACGGGGTATCCCGATTTGATCTTCGTAAAGAAGGAGCTGCTCATTTTCATCATCATTTAGTGTGTATTGAATGTGGTGCAGTTGATGAGATTGAAGATGACTTACTCGGAGACGTGGAAAAGGTAGTAGAACGTGATTATGATTTTAAAATTATGGATCACCGATTAACTTTCCACGGAATCTGTTATCGTTGCAAGGAAAAGCACGAAGCAGAACAAGAAGAAGGACCTAAAGAAATGCAAAATCAGGTTTAG
- the uppP gene encoding undecaprenyl-diphosphatase UppP has product MTLIEALVLGLVQGLTEFLPISSSAHLVITQMLFNISFPGFGFEILLHLGSVLAVIIYYRKDLIELIIGFFSYIKNRSEENKTNFWFSIYILVATIITGVSGILFEDYISTALKGPTMIAISLTITGIFLIIIERAVRTGGRTEKDMTLFDSVIIGIGQSLALIPGLSRSGTTLVVGMFAGLTKETAVRYSFLLSIPVILGSTVLAIKDLLNGELLAVAGAFPLIVAFIVTFISSLLGIVWFINFLKKSKLIYFAIYCFVLALFVFIFLGDVDPDLF; this is encoded by the coding sequence ATGACATTAATAGAAGCACTCGTTCTAGGATTAGTTCAAGGATTAACAGAATTCCTGCCTATTTCGAGCTCTGCACATCTTGTGATAACTCAAATGCTTTTTAATATTTCATTTCCTGGTTTTGGATTTGAAATCCTGCTTCACCTTGGATCAGTTTTGGCGGTGATTATTTATTATCGTAAGGATCTGATTGAATTAATTATTGGTTTTTTCAGCTACATAAAAAACCGCTCAGAAGAGAACAAAACAAACTTCTGGTTCTCTATTTACATCCTTGTTGCTACGATTATTACTGGTGTATCAGGTATTCTATTCGAAGACTATATCTCTACTGCCTTAAAAGGACCAACGATGATTGCGATCTCACTTACCATTACAGGTATATTCCTAATTATCATTGAACGTGCTGTGAGAACAGGTGGCCGTACAGAGAAAGATATGACACTTTTTGATTCAGTTATTATTGGAATTGGTCAATCACTTGCTTTAATTCCTGGTTTGTCTCGTTCTGGGACTACTCTTGTTGTTGGAATGTTTGCTGGATTAACAAAAGAAACGGCTGTAAGATATTCGTTTTTACTATCAATACCCGTTATTCTTGGTTCTACCGTGCTTGCAATCAAAGATTTATTAAACGGTGAATTGCTTGCCGTTGCAGGTGCCTTTCCACTAATTGTCGCGTTTATTGTTACATTTATATCTTCTCTTCTTGGCATTGTTTGGTTTATAAACTTCCTGAAGAAAAGTAAACTTATCTATTTTGCAATCTACTGTTTTGTTCTCGCATTATTTGTATTCATCTTTCTTGGTGATGTGGATCCTGATTTATTTTAA
- a CDS encoding TlpA disulfide reductase family protein, which yields MKRNFSIIIISIAVCLAATLFIMNVLNGSKQIGIHEGMTAESIVLEQFDGESIEVFEQTNQVTILNIWATWCEPCVRELPDLMDLEEDYRDEGLSVLTLNAQKFERVPENTYDFIREHELTLPVFLDAEGEFFQLYQVQGMPTTLVLDQDHVIIKRIEGEVHYGMLEEIILPLLNES from the coding sequence ATGAAAAGAAACTTCAGCATCATAATTATAAGTATTGCTGTCTGCTTAGCTGCTACTTTGTTCATAATGAATGTATTAAATGGATCGAAGCAAATAGGTATACATGAAGGCATGACAGCAGAATCAATCGTTTTAGAGCAATTTGACGGGGAATCTATTGAAGTGTTTGAACAAACGAATCAAGTAACCATTCTAAATATATGGGCTACGTGGTGTGAGCCTTGTGTAAGAGAACTACCAGATTTGATGGATTTAGAAGAAGATTACCGTGATGAAGGCTTGTCTGTATTAACTTTAAATGCGCAAAAGTTTGAGAGAGTACCAGAGAATACATATGATTTTATTCGGGAACATGAATTGACTCTACCTGTTTTTCTTGATGCTGAAGGAGAGTTTTTTCAACTGTATCAAGTTCAAGGTATGCCAACGACACTTGTTCTAGATCAGGATCACGTAATCATCAAACGCATTGAAGGAGAAGTTCATTACGGGATGCTTGAGGAGATTATCCTACCTCTGCTTAACGAATCATAA
- a CDS encoding NUDIX hydrolase has translation MTKFEEKTIATEKIFEGKVINVQVDTVKLPNGNESKRELVKHPGAVAVIAVTNDDKLVLVRQFRKPLEKTILEIPAGKIDPGEEPIKTAARELKEETGYEAAELELVTSFYTSPGFADEIIYLYEAKGLTHGDAEPDEDEFVEIEEVTIEQARSYVADQTIHDAKTAYAVMYLQLNQA, from the coding sequence TTGACAAAGTTTGAAGAGAAAACAATCGCTACAGAGAAGATATTTGAAGGAAAAGTGATCAATGTTCAAGTTGATACGGTAAAACTACCCAATGGGAATGAAAGCAAAAGGGAGCTAGTTAAACACCCTGGAGCTGTTGCCGTTATCGCTGTGACTAATGACGATAAGCTTGTATTAGTAAGACAATTTCGCAAACCACTCGAAAAAACAATTCTTGAAATTCCTGCGGGTAAAATTGATCCAGGTGAAGAGCCGATTAAAACAGCGGCACGTGAATTAAAAGAAGAGACCGGTTATGAAGCTGCTGAGTTAGAGCTTGTCACTTCATTTTATACGTCACCTGGTTTTGCTGATGAAATCATTTATTTGTATGAAGCTAAAGGATTAACACATGGTGATGCCGAACCAGATGAAGACGAGTTTGTAGAAATTGAGGAAGTAACGATCGAGCAAGCGAGAAGCTATGTCGCTGATCAGACGATCCATGATGCTAAAACGGCATATGCTGTAATGTACCTGCAATTAAACCAAGCCTAA
- a CDS encoding DUF2179 domain-containing protein — protein sequence MSAILVFIVQLLYVPILTIRTIMMVKGMKERAAAMGMLEGIIYVVALGIVFSDLSNYYNMIAYALGFAVGLYIGAIIEEKLAIGYLTFEVNIPTRNQELIDRLREVGFSVSTSAVEGMSSTRYQLDCTARRDREKEFIRVVSEYEPAAFIVSFEPRSFKGGYITKAMKRRREKYLKKKKNSEQP from the coding sequence ATGTCGGCTATATTGGTTTTTATTGTACAGCTTCTTTATGTGCCTATCCTGACAATTAGAACGATCATGATGGTTAAAGGTATGAAAGAGCGTGCGGCAGCAATGGGCATGCTTGAAGGAATTATTTATGTAGTGGCCCTAGGGATTGTGTTTAGTGATTTAAGTAACTATTATAATATGATTGCTTATGCACTTGGTTTTGCAGTTGGTCTCTATATAGGAGCTATTATAGAAGAGAAACTGGCCATTGGGTATCTAACGTTTGAAGTAAACATCCCTACTCGAAATCAGGAATTAATTGATCGATTACGAGAAGTAGGTTTTAGTGTTTCTACATCAGCTGTAGAAGGTATGAGTTCTACTCGTTATCAGCTTGATTGTACGGCTAGGCGAGATCGAGAGAAAGAATTTATTCGAGTTGTCAGTGAGTATGAACCAGCTGCATTTATTGTTTCGTTTGAACCAAGAAGCTTTAAAGGTGGTTATATCACAAAGGCAATGAAACGTCGTCGTGAAAAATATCTTAAAAAGAAAAAGAATTCTGAGCAACCATAA
- a CDS encoding PTS sugar transporter subunit IIA produces the protein MFKKLFGLDKKEEQETHAKPTEEIIFSVANGTLLPIDQVPDPTFSQKMIGDGAAIEPTDGKVVSPVAGEVLQVFPTKHAIGIRAIGGAEILIHIGLETVNMDGEGFTAHVKEGDKVEVGDALVDYDLELVKEKAASTIIPIVVTNHEELESVTSVTTGDSQAGTTTHLTVKYKR, from the coding sequence ATGTTTAAAAAATTATTTGGATTAGACAAAAAAGAAGAACAAGAGACTCACGCTAAACCTACAGAAGAAATCATTTTTTCTGTTGCTAATGGGACATTATTACCTATCGACCAAGTGCCAGACCCAACATTTAGCCAAAAAATGATTGGAGATGGAGCTGCGATTGAGCCAACAGACGGCAAAGTGGTTTCACCAGTAGCAGGAGAAGTATTACAAGTATTCCCAACAAAACATGCAATCGGAATCCGTGCAATTGGTGGCGCAGAAATCCTTATTCACATAGGCTTAGAAACCGTAAATATGGATGGTGAAGGTTTTACCGCTCATGTAAAAGAAGGCGATAAGGTTGAAGTTGGAGATGCGCTTGTTGATTATGATCTAGAATTAGTAAAAGAAAAAGCAGCGAGTACCATTATTCCAATTGTTGTGACGAACCATGAGGAACTAGAAAGTGTTACCTCTGTCACTACAGGTGATTCACAAGCAGGTACGACTACTCATCTAACTGTCAAATACAAGCGTTAA
- a CDS encoding metal-sulfur cluster assembly factor, with protein sequence MGQLEQVIDPELGIDIVNLGLVYEIKLDDENNVTVVMTLTAMGCPLAGEINQSVKQSLSELQEIGDIGNVEVDIVWNPPWSKSMMSRYAKIALNVHES encoded by the coding sequence ATGGGACAGTTAGAACAAGTGATTGATCCCGAATTAGGCATTGATATTGTTAATCTTGGCCTTGTATATGAGATTAAGCTTGATGATGAAAATAATGTAACGGTTGTGATGACATTAACAGCAATGGGTTGTCCTCTTGCTGGTGAGATTAATCAATCTGTTAAGCAATCCCTTAGTGAATTGCAGGAAATAGGGGACATTGGGAATGTTGAAGTTGATATTGTATGGAACCCACCTTGGTCTAAAAGTATGATGTCTAGATACGCGAAGATTGCTTTAAATGTTCACGAATCATAG
- a CDS encoding ABC transporter permease encodes MDTLRELIIYYSQNGGYVWTEFTRHFLMSAYGVLFAALVAIPLGILIARYGKLSGIVLSITNVIQTIPALAMLAVLMLVLGLGANTVVLALFLYSLLPILRNTYTGIKNVDQALVESGKAMGMTRWQLLYMLELPLALSVIMAGLRTALVFSIGIATIGTFIGAGGLGDIVIRGTNATDGTAIILAGAIPTALMAIMADVVMGWFERLLSPTRKHVKQTVTTAS; translated from the coding sequence ATGGACACATTAAGAGAATTAATCATTTATTATTCACAAAATGGTGGATATGTGTGGACAGAGTTTACTCGTCACTTTTTAATGTCTGCTTACGGTGTTTTGTTTGCCGCGCTTGTTGCCATACCACTCGGCATTTTGATTGCACGTTATGGGAAGCTGAGCGGAATTGTTTTGAGCATAACAAATGTCATTCAAACGATTCCGGCGCTTGCGATGCTCGCTGTGTTAATGCTTGTTCTTGGATTAGGAGCAAATACGGTTGTTTTAGCTTTATTCCTATACTCATTGCTCCCAATTTTAAGAAATACGTACACTGGAATAAAAAATGTCGACCAAGCACTTGTTGAGTCAGGCAAAGCGATGGGTATGACGAGATGGCAGCTTTTATATATGCTTGAGCTTCCACTTGCATTATCTGTCATAATGGCAGGCCTGAGAACAGCTCTTGTGTTCTCAATTGGTATAGCAACGATTGGTACATTCATCGGAGCAGGAGGACTAGGTGACATCGTTATAAGAGGAACAAATGCAACCGATGGTACAGCGATCATCCTCGCAGGAGCAATACCAACTGCCTTAATGGCCATTATGGCTGATGTCGTTATGGGATGGTTTGAACGTTTATTATCACCAACAAGAAAACACGTCAAACAAACAGTAACTACCGCTTCATAA
- a CDS encoding DUF3866 family protein, protein MDLECLATIAEVYFEDDTIQLLRTTNTKYPAILYKRFFPTVTKGTLIKLNHTATELGLGTGGYDLVKEVLASKRIQENIDGHIMKLRYTPMQQAMMSIEEPGSLYHSLFQKSFTLEGKKVLLAELHSMVPLIYYLAQEIEPTITCCVIFDDSASLLLEGSQHVRLLQKEVWFHSITIGQCVGGEYEAISLPSALQFASTCLKADLIIISVGPGVVGTGTEYGHSAMEMANWANVVGALGGCPVWIPRLSFADKRNRHYGLSHHTITPLYSFTYCSCVLVFPLLVHEQKSLIAKQLNSNSLATHLITYQEKPVDRDLLERAFSRIEGLTTMGRGYTDDPLFFEAVAEAVCFCIEGKTS, encoded by the coding sequence GTGGACTTAGAGTGCTTGGCGACGATTGCAGAAGTGTACTTTGAAGATGATACCATTCAACTTTTAAGAACAACAAATACTAAGTACCCTGCGATTTTATATAAACGCTTTTTTCCTACCGTTACAAAAGGAACACTTATCAAACTAAATCACACGGCAACTGAATTAGGCTTGGGCACGGGAGGGTATGATCTAGTAAAAGAAGTACTCGCAAGCAAACGAATCCAAGAGAATATCGATGGTCATATCATGAAGTTGCGGTATACGCCTATGCAGCAAGCAATGATGAGCATCGAAGAACCTGGAAGTCTTTATCACTCATTATTTCAAAAATCGTTTACATTAGAAGGAAAAAAAGTTCTTCTAGCAGAACTCCATAGCATGGTTCCACTAATCTATTATCTCGCACAAGAGATCGAGCCTACTATAACATGCTGTGTCATTTTTGATGATTCAGCATCATTATTATTAGAAGGCAGTCAGCATGTGCGGTTGCTTCAAAAAGAAGTGTGGTTTCACTCCATTACAATCGGGCAATGTGTTGGGGGAGAGTATGAGGCCATTAGTCTTCCGAGTGCCCTACAATTTGCGTCGACATGTTTGAAAGCAGATCTGATTATCATCTCAGTAGGTCCGGGAGTTGTGGGCACAGGAACTGAATATGGGCATTCTGCGATGGAGATGGCGAATTGGGCAAATGTTGTTGGGGCATTAGGGGGTTGTCCTGTTTGGATACCGCGTTTGTCATTTGCAGACAAACGCAATCGTCATTATGGACTGAGCCATCACACCATCACGCCTCTGTATTCGTTCACCTACTGCTCATGTGTACTCGTATTTCCTTTGTTGGTTCATGAGCAAAAGTCGCTAATTGCCAAACAACTAAATTCCAATAGCCTAGCAACTCATCTTATAACGTATCAAGAAAAGCCTGTTGACCGTGATCTTTTAGAGCGAGCATTTTCAAGAATAGAAGGACTCACAACAATGGGGCGTGGGTATACTGATGATCCGCTTTTTTTTGAAGCAGTTGCTGAGGCGGTTTGTTTTTGTATAGAAGGAAAAACCTCCTGA
- the spoIIM gene encoding stage II sporulation protein M: MKTRRLHDQIVTHVEENRTIYLFTTVLFFIGIVFGAIIVNSLNLTQKNDLYMYLSQFFVQVQDGRIAGSKEIFSQSYIHYGKYFALMWILGLSLIGLPVILILLFLKGVVVGFTVGFLVNQMGFQGFLLAMVSILPQNLLLVPAFIIVGTASVSFGLKMLRQQFAKKVYQPVFPQFLRYTLLLLCVGAALSVAAAFEAYVSPYLMKFVVG, from the coding sequence ATGAAAACTCGCAGACTACATGATCAGATTGTGACTCATGTTGAAGAAAACAGAACGATTTATCTATTTACAACAGTTCTTTTTTTTATTGGTATTGTATTTGGTGCTATTATCGTTAATAGCTTAAATCTAACTCAGAAAAATGATCTATATATGTATCTAAGTCAATTTTTTGTGCAGGTGCAAGATGGGCGCATTGCAGGTTCAAAAGAAATCTTTAGTCAAAGTTATATTCATTATGGAAAGTATTTTGCATTAATGTGGATACTAGGATTGTCGCTCATTGGATTGCCGGTCATTTTAATTCTATTATTCTTGAAAGGTGTAGTCGTTGGTTTTACAGTTGGGTTTCTTGTGAATCAAATGGGTTTTCAAGGATTTTTGCTTGCAATGGTATCAATTCTTCCACAGAACCTTCTACTTGTGCCGGCTTTTATTATTGTCGGAACGGCAAGTGTGTCTTTTGGTTTGAAAATGCTCAGGCAGCAATTTGCTAAAAAAGTCTATCAGCCTGTATTCCCTCAATTTCTTCGTTATACGTTGCTTCTTTTATGTGTGGGGGCTGCGTTATCAGTGGCAGCTGCTTTTGAAGCCTATGTGTCACCTTATCTGATGAAATTTGTTGTCGGCTAA
- a CDS encoding SDR family NAD(P)-dependent oxidoreductase produces MAMNNRVVLVTGAGNGIGAEVSSAFAKQGDRVIVTDLNEADAKRTQKQIVDAGGQATAYTCDVSKPEQIQSLMNWIDKTFGRLDVCINNAGISKWISPLELSVEDWDKVMNTNARGTFLCSREAAKMMKEQNQGGSIVNISSTRAAMSEPNSEAYAASKGAIVSLTHALAASLQEEGIQVNSISPGWIHTGDDSELREIDHNQHFSKRVGEPSDIARACLFLTDPKNTFITGENLTIDGGMTKKMIYEH; encoded by the coding sequence ATGGCTATGAATAACCGTGTAGTACTTGTAACAGGAGCCGGAAATGGAATTGGAGCTGAAGTATCATCAGCATTTGCCAAACAAGGAGATCGAGTTATTGTAACAGATTTAAATGAGGCGGATGCGAAACGCACTCAAAAACAAATTGTTGATGCAGGAGGACAAGCCACAGCTTATACATGTGATGTTTCAAAACCGGAACAGATCCAGAGCTTGATGAATTGGATTGACAAAACGTTTGGGCGCTTAGATGTTTGCATTAACAATGCAGGTATTTCAAAGTGGATTTCTCCATTAGAACTAAGTGTGGAGGATTGGGACAAAGTCATGAATACCAATGCTAGGGGAACTTTTTTATGTAGTCGTGAAGCGGCAAAGATGATGAAAGAGCAGAATCAAGGTGGATCTATTGTAAATATTTCTTCCACTAGGGCTGCGATGTCTGAACCGAATTCTGAAGCGTATGCTGCTTCAAAAGGTGCCATTGTTTCCCTTACACATGCTCTTGCTGCATCTCTGCAAGAAGAAGGAATTCAAGTGAATAGCATTAGTCCTGGATGGATTCATACTGGTGATGATAGTGAGTTGCGTGAAATAGATCATAACCAGCATTTTTCTAAAAGGGTTGGAGAACCTTCAGATATTGCACGAGCTTGTCTATTCTTAACCGATCCCAAAAACACATTTATAACAGGAGAAAACCTAACCATTGATGGAGGAATGACGAAAAAAATGATCTATGAGCATTAA
- a CDS encoding YqzK family protein — protein MRDWFRSLLQTFKVMLLFIGCTLFFYYGILWVSQEYESYYRYDTPEGNAIKVTTDSAQDRDDPTILTRLGLFYKLGE, from the coding sequence ATGCGAGACTGGTTTAGGTCGTTATTACAAACATTTAAGGTTATGCTATTATTTATTGGATGCACGTTATTCTTTTATTATGGTATTCTATGGGTAAGTCAAGAATATGAGAGTTACTATCGATACGATACTCCTGAGGGTAATGCGATCAAAGTAACCACAGATTCAGCTCAGGATCGTGATGATCCCACCATTCTTACTAGACTTGGCTTGTTTTATAAACTAGGAGAATGA
- a CDS encoding YjcZ family sporulation protein — translation MGYGNESGFAFIVVLFILLIIVGSAYSY, via the coding sequence ATGGGATATGGTAACGAAAGTGGATTCGCTTTTATCGTTGTTCTTTTCATCCTTCTTATCATCGTTGGCTCGGCGTATAGCTACTAG
- a CDS encoding osmoprotectant ABC transporter substrate-binding protein produces MKTKTAMIFTLTGIVLSGCSLPGLSGPSSETVKIGALNTTESMIIGNMVKEVIEKETDLQVEMINNLGSSIVMHQAMLNGDVDIAATRYTGTDIAGALDLEPVMDPDEALQVVQTEFPDRYDQTWFDSYGFANSYAFTVTNEMAEQEGIETISDLEDLAGEIRVGVDSSWINRAGDGYGGFTDAYFEFENISPMQIGLVYDALANDRMDAVLAYTTDGRIAAYDLKILEDDKQFFPPYDTSMVADNQLLRDHPELESVLNRLVDKIDTATMQELNYESDGQMKEPAIVAREFLEQHDFFDEEVE; encoded by the coding sequence ATGAAGACAAAAACAGCGATGATCTTTACGTTAACAGGTATCGTATTGTCAGGTTGTTCATTGCCTGGGTTAAGTGGACCGTCAAGCGAAACCGTTAAAATAGGGGCATTAAATACAACAGAGTCAATGATAATTGGCAATATGGTAAAAGAAGTCATTGAAAAAGAAACAGATTTACAAGTAGAAATGATTAATAACCTAGGGTCCTCCATTGTTATGCATCAAGCGATGCTAAACGGAGATGTTGACATTGCAGCTACTCGTTATACGGGCACAGATATAGCAGGTGCCCTTGATTTGGAGCCTGTTATGGACCCGGATGAAGCATTACAAGTTGTACAAACTGAATTCCCAGACCGTTATGATCAGACGTGGTTTGATTCATACGGTTTTGCAAATTCATATGCTTTCACTGTGACAAATGAAATGGCTGAGCAAGAGGGAATAGAGACGATTAGTGATCTTGAAGATTTAGCAGGAGAGATTCGTGTTGGAGTAGATAGTTCATGGATTAATAGAGCGGGTGATGGATACGGTGGATTCACAGACGCCTATTTTGAATTTGAGAACATTTCTCCGATGCAGATCGGCTTAGTGTATGATGCTTTAGCCAATGATCGAATGGATGCCGTTCTTGCCTATACAACGGATGGACGGATTGCTGCTTACGATCTGAAGATATTAGAGGACGATAAACAGTTTTTCCCTCCTTATGACACATCAATGGTTGCAGATAATCAATTATTACGTGATCATCCAGAATTAGAGTCAGTTCTTAATAGACTTGTTGATAAAATTGATACAGCAACCATGCAGGAGCTTAATTATGAATCAGATGGGCAGATGAAAGAGCCTGCTATTGTTGCGAGAGAATTCTTGGAGCAACATGATTTTTTTGACGAGGAGGTTGAATAG
- a CDS encoding ABC transporter ATP-binding protein produces the protein MLRIENVTKTYKGGKKAVDNFSIDIKKGEFICIIGPSGCGKTTTMKMINRLIEPTSGKILVNDEDLLKQDAVKLRRKIGYVIQQIGLFPHMTISENISLVPRLLKWTSSKKVKRAEELLQLVDMPKEYLDRYPHELSGGQQQRIGVLRALAANPPLILMDEPFGALDPITRDSLQEEFKRLQRSLDKTIVFVTHDMDEAIKLADRIVIMKDGKIVQVDSPEEILRNPANEFVEDFIGKERLLQGKPNVQTIGQIMNKKPISITGKQTPATALKVMKEARVDSLLVTDELGLLKGYIDLEAIDRNRSLESIDSLLKPCPNKVHENSLLRDTIHRLLKRGVSYAPVVNEQDQLVGIVTRASLVDMVYDSIWGEEELPAEQLEV, from the coding sequence ATGTTACGAATTGAAAATGTTACAAAAACGTATAAAGGTGGGAAAAAAGCTGTAGATAACTTCTCTATCGATATTAAAAAAGGAGAATTTATTTGTATTATTGGACCAAGTGGGTGCGGTAAAACAACAACCATGAAAATGATCAATCGTTTAATAGAGCCAACAAGTGGCAAGATTCTTGTTAATGACGAAGACTTATTAAAACAAGATGCTGTAAAGCTAAGAAGGAAAATTGGCTATGTTATTCAGCAAATTGGTTTATTTCCTCACATGACCATTTCGGAAAATATCTCGTTAGTTCCTCGTTTATTAAAGTGGACTTCAAGTAAAAAGGTAAAACGAGCAGAGGAATTATTACAATTGGTTGATATGCCTAAAGAATATCTTGATCGATATCCTCATGAATTAAGTGGTGGTCAACAGCAACGTATAGGAGTGCTAAGGGCACTTGCTGCAAATCCTCCATTAATTTTAATGGACGAGCCTTTTGGTGCATTAGATCCAATTACACGTGATTCTCTTCAAGAAGAGTTCAAGAGACTTCAACGTTCTTTAGATAAAACGATTGTATTTGTGACTCATGACATGGATGAGGCCATCAAATTAGCAGATCGTATCGTTATTATGAAAGACGGGAAGATTGTTCAGGTTGATTCACCTGAAGAAATTTTGCGAAATCCTGCTAATGAATTTGTTGAGGATTTTATTGGAAAAGAACGGTTACTGCAAGGGAAACCAAATGTTCAAACGATTGGCCAGATCATGAATAAAAAGCCGATTTCTATTACTGGTAAACAAACTCCTGCTACTGCACTAAAGGTAATGAAGGAAGCTCGAGTCGACTCATTATTAGTTACGGATGAATTAGGATTGTTAAAAGGATACATTGATCTTGAAGCGATTGATCGAAATCGTTCACTTGAATCCATTGATTCACTACTTAAACCTTGCCCAAATAAAGTGCATGAGAACTCACTTCTGAGGGATACAATTCATCGATTATTAAAACGTGGTGTAAGTTATGCACCTGTTGTCAACGAGCAAGATCAGTTGGTTGGTATTGTTACAAGAGCTAGCTTAGTTGATATGGTGTACGACTCCATATGGGGTGAAGAAGAATTGCCGGCAGAACAGTTGGAGGTGTAA